A portion of the Corynebacterium ammoniagenes DSM 20306 genome contains these proteins:
- a CDS encoding asparaginase, with translation MARITVLATGGTIASTRSSSPGATATESIDDLLQSIDSGSHEVVGKDVLTTGSYLLNHQDLRVIAEAVAEAVRDDSTDGVVLTHGTDTLEETAYLLDLVHASEKPVIVTGAQRTPDSVGQDGALNLQDAIAIAGSTESQGRGVLISFAGEIHPARGTTKQHTTNPSPFAGAGPIGYVADVPAASSADDAESISSTKHVHFHAFPQRSKPLSLPDERFDTVRVDVVASYPGSDATAAQACVDAGARAIILLGTGAGNGNHAWLTWTQQAVESGTTVALSTRVPAGSVLPLYGNGGASDLLDAGALSLGDLPWSQARILLALLLSTQHSIPADGLAEHI, from the coding sequence ATGGCACGCATTACCGTTCTTGCAACCGGTGGGACCATCGCATCCACCAGGAGCTCCTCACCGGGAGCTACTGCCACAGAGTCCATCGATGATTTGCTCCAAAGCATCGATAGTGGCTCTCATGAGGTTGTGGGAAAAGATGTGCTGACCACAGGTTCATATCTTCTCAACCATCAGGATCTGCGCGTTATCGCTGAAGCCGTGGCGGAAGCGGTGCGCGATGATTCCACCGATGGCGTGGTATTAACGCATGGCACCGATACTTTGGAAGAAACTGCGTACCTTCTTGACTTGGTGCATGCTAGCGAGAAGCCAGTGATCGTCACTGGTGCGCAACGTACTCCAGATAGCGTCGGACAAGATGGTGCATTGAACTTGCAAGACGCCATCGCCATTGCTGGTTCCACGGAGTCTCAAGGCCGCGGGGTGCTGATTTCTTTCGCGGGCGAGATTCATCCTGCTCGCGGGACGACAAAGCAGCACACCACTAATCCCTCTCCTTTTGCTGGTGCAGGTCCTATTGGTTATGTCGCAGATGTTCCCGCGGCAAGCAGTGCCGATGATGCCGAGTCAATCTCTTCCACCAAGCATGTCCATTTCCATGCTTTTCCACAGCGGTCGAAGCCGCTATCTCTTCCAGATGAACGCTTCGATACCGTGCGCGTGGATGTTGTCGCTTCCTATCCCGGAAGTGACGCGACCGCAGCACAAGCGTGCGTGGATGCCGGTGCTAGGGCCATCATCCTTTTGGGAACTGGTGCGGGCAATGGCAACCACGCGTGGCTGACGTGGACTCAGCAGGCAGTGGAGTCAGGAACCACCGTGGCGTTGTCCACTCGGGTTCCGGCGGGCTCTGTACTTCCGTTGTATGGAAATGGTGGAGCATCGGATCTTCTCGACGCTGGTGCGCTTTCCCTCGGGGATCTTCCCTGGTCGCAAGCCAGAATTTTGCTGGCGTTGTTGTTATCGACACAGCACAGCATTCCGGCTGATGGATTAGCTGAACACATTTAA
- a CDS encoding polysaccharide deacetylase family protein, whose amino-acid sequence MSKKITIAFGIDVDAVGGWLGSYGGEDSPGDISRGIFAGEVGVPRLVNLMKKYDLPATFFWPGHSIESFPEQFDLTVKEGFEIGVHGYSHENPLAMTREQEADILDYCIDLITKRTGARPTGYVAPWWEFSHVTNELLIERGIKYDHSLMHRDHEPYYVRVGDSWTKIDYDKPASEWMKPLVRGEETDLVEIPASWYLDDLPPMMFIKSSPNSHGFVSPRDIEDLWRDQFDWVYREYDNAIFPITLHPDVSGRPQVQLMLERLIEHFQSHDGVEFATFDQIADEFIAANPREKK is encoded by the coding sequence ATGAGCAAGAAAATTACTATCGCGTTCGGCATCGATGTCGACGCAGTCGGCGGTTGGTTGGGCTCCTACGGCGGCGAAGACTCCCCTGGCGATATCTCCCGCGGCATCTTCGCCGGCGAAGTCGGTGTGCCCCGCTTGGTCAATCTGATGAAAAAGTATGACCTGCCCGCCACCTTCTTCTGGCCTGGTCACTCCATTGAATCTTTCCCCGAGCAGTTTGACCTCACCGTCAAAGAAGGCTTCGAAATCGGAGTCCACGGCTACTCACACGAGAACCCACTCGCGATGACCCGCGAGCAAGAAGCCGACATCCTGGATTACTGCATCGACCTGATTACCAAGCGCACCGGTGCTCGCCCCACCGGCTACGTTGCCCCGTGGTGGGAGTTCTCCCACGTCACCAATGAGCTGCTCATTGAACGCGGAATTAAGTATGACCACTCGCTGATGCACCGCGACCATGAGCCCTACTATGTTCGCGTCGGTGATTCGTGGACCAAGATTGACTACGACAAGCCAGCATCCGAGTGGATGAAGCCTTTGGTGCGCGGCGAGGAAACCGACTTGGTGGAGATTCCGGCCAGCTGGTACCTCGATGATCTTCCACCAATGATGTTCATCAAGTCCTCGCCGAACAGCCACGGCTTTGTCAGCCCTCGTGATATTGAAGATCTTTGGCGCGACCAGTTCGATTGGGTCTACCGCGAGTACGATAACGCGATCTTCCCCATCACCTTGCACCCCGATGTCTCGGGCCGCCCGCAGGTACAGCTCATGCTGGAGCGTCTCATCGAGCACTTCCAGTCTCACGACGGCGTCGAGTTCGCGACCTTCGATCAGATCGCTGATGAGTTCATCGCTGCGAACCCTCGCGAGAAGAAGTAG
- a CDS encoding MFS transporter has protein sequence MSIRQSTRAFIGVALLLFTAGWAANHFASALVLIRDQQGVSSLMVNAAFGIYALGMLPCLLLGGVFSDRFGPRPIVLAGGVISALGNLLMLFNHDGAWLLVGRFVVGIGVGLVVSAGTAWAGRLRGGGGVTLAGIILTLGFAIGPIVASLIGAATPNLPLIFAVSVVLSVIAVVMGMLLGDAPRIPIEGESASTPRQTRSLNKALAVSLPMAIWVFSCITTAVIILAARSASHLDSPILLPAISAALAFGAGLLMQYLARTFSWGRLSGTVGALAATLGYGLAAYGGEDLTVLIFIIAALLLGTAYGLCLREGLLGINTYTPMKQHGTAIGIYYVFTYFGFAFPFIFDLVTPHVGARAPLIVIALLALCSAVVRAVQIRRGYLV, from the coding sequence ATGAGCATTCGTCAATCGACGCGCGCGTTTATCGGGGTCGCGCTCCTCTTATTTACAGCCGGGTGGGCAGCTAATCACTTCGCCTCCGCTTTGGTTCTCATTCGTGACCAGCAAGGTGTCTCTAGCCTGATGGTCAATGCAGCCTTTGGTATCTATGCCTTAGGAATGCTGCCCTGTTTGCTCCTGGGTGGCGTATTTTCCGACCGCTTCGGTCCCCGCCCAATTGTCCTTGCCGGCGGAGTTATCTCTGCCTTAGGCAATCTGCTGATGCTGTTTAATCATGACGGTGCTTGGCTGCTGGTAGGACGCTTTGTCGTCGGCATTGGCGTTGGTCTCGTTGTGAGCGCCGGTACGGCCTGGGCGGGGCGTTTGCGCGGCGGCGGTGGTGTTACCCTCGCCGGTATTATTTTGACGCTGGGTTTTGCTATCGGGCCGATTGTTGCCAGTTTGATTGGTGCAGCTACGCCCAACCTCCCGCTGATCTTTGCTGTCAGCGTAGTGCTCTCCGTCATTGCTGTGGTGATGGGAATGTTACTGGGCGATGCCCCGCGCATTCCCATTGAAGGTGAATCCGCAAGCACGCCCCGTCAAACACGCAGCCTTAATAAGGCACTCGCGGTCTCTTTGCCCATGGCAATTTGGGTCTTTAGCTGTATTACTACCGCCGTGATCATTTTGGCGGCCCGCTCAGCATCTCATCTCGATAGCCCCATCCTGCTACCAGCAATTTCTGCTGCCCTAGCTTTTGGCGCGGGGTTGCTCATGCAGTATCTAGCTCGCACATTCTCCTGGGGACGTCTCTCCGGTACCGTCGGTGCGTTGGCTGCCACCTTGGGCTATGGCTTGGCCGCATACGGCGGCGAGGACTTAACCGTGCTAATTTTCATCATCGCTGCACTGCTTTTGGGCACGGCCTACGGTTTATGCCTGCGCGAGGGGCTATTGGGGATTAACACCTACACGCCGATGAAACAGCATGGCACCGCGATTGGTATTTACTACGTCTTTACCTATTTTGGCTTCGCGTTTCCATTTATATTCGACCTGGTAACCCCGCACGTCGGCGCCCGCGCACCACTGATTGTCATTGCACTACTAGCGCTGTGCTCCGCGGTTGTTCGCGCAGTACAAATCCGACGCGGTTATTTGGTCTAA
- a CDS encoding zf-HC2 domain-containing protein, producing the protein MLNHDQVQEALSARMDGEDYDLEDDVIDTHIAHCDKCKAFQERAAKLSFSLTPHTPLEPSQELAEDILAQVEPEWRRVSGGRLASLAGARVALVVLAIVFVIWAITLIVASGPFTGVAEGGAMLNPDSNPVEAEHLIESAALRLGLAAGMIFSAWRPHHVAGLLPVVGTAFFFLAGFAMRDIALSTLSSSQVYTLCGLGAALVVLVWTWLADRGYFLRHMWKNLSADPY; encoded by the coding sequence GTGTTGAATCATGACCAGGTCCAAGAAGCACTATCCGCGCGCATGGATGGTGAGGACTATGACTTAGAAGATGATGTCATTGACACCCACATCGCGCACTGCGACAAGTGCAAGGCCTTTCAAGAACGCGCCGCCAAGCTGTCGTTTTCGCTAACTCCGCACACCCCCTTAGAACCCTCGCAGGAATTGGCCGAAGATATCCTGGCCCAAGTTGAGCCGGAATGGCGCCGGGTATCCGGTGGCCGGTTGGCTAGCCTAGCCGGGGCCCGGGTCGCACTAGTGGTTCTTGCCATCGTCTTTGTCATCTGGGCCATTACCTTGATTGTTGCCTCCGGCCCATTTACTGGTGTCGCAGAAGGTGGCGCGATGTTGAACCCGGATTCCAACCCGGTTGAAGCAGAACACCTCATTGAATCTGCGGCGCTGCGTTTAGGCCTGGCAGCGGGAATGATATTTAGCGCGTGGCGGCCCCATCACGTTGCGGGTCTTTTACCAGTCGTGGGCACGGCCTTTTTCTTCCTCGCTGGATTCGCCATGCGCGATATTGCCTTAAGCACGTTGAGCAGCAGTCAGGTCTATACCTTGTGCGGCTTGGGCGCTGCCCTGGTTGTCCTGGTGTGGACGTGGCTTGCCGATCGCGGTTATTTCCTGCGGCATATGTGGAAGAACCTATCCGCCGATCCTTATTAA
- a CDS encoding DoxX family protein translates to MNSPFVRDATLLIFRVVLGLVFIAHGIDKLFFPGMDDTIGQFSAWGIPQPQIFGWVVAIGEMAAGALLVIGLLATFAAGMLALLSALSIYFVHVSNGFFVEEGGVEYAAVLCVALLMVVVFGSGRASLDGVLSRVES, encoded by the coding sequence ATGAACTCACCATTTGTCCGCGATGCTACGCTGCTGATTTTCCGCGTGGTACTCGGTTTGGTGTTTATCGCTCACGGGATAGACAAACTATTCTTCCCCGGCATGGATGACACCATTGGGCAATTTTCTGCCTGGGGAATTCCCCAGCCGCAGATTTTTGGATGGGTGGTCGCTATCGGTGAGATGGCCGCCGGCGCTTTGCTTGTGATCGGTCTGCTGGCAACGTTTGCTGCGGGTATGCTCGCATTGTTAAGCGCACTGTCAATTTACTTTGTGCATGTCAGCAATGGGTTTTTCGTGGAAGAAGGCGGGGTCGAATACGCCGCGGTGCTATGCGTGGCATTATTGATGGTTGTGGTATTTGGATCTGGTCGAGCAAGTTTGGATGGGGTGTTAAGCCGTGTTGAATCATGA
- a CDS encoding DNA-3-methyladenine glycosylase I yields the protein MTSFDDDSYPDWAQTSSLAREYYDHEWGRELYEERELYELIALLGFQTGLNWSMVLKKRERLRERFHNFDPDAVAAFTDDDIDDLIADKTLIRNRRKITAAIHNARATVGLREHGGLSAMVWAHDPQSYYPSATVTELIDSNPEVTELATELKAHGFRLIGPQLIAALMQAIGMVPAVQRQSNAA from the coding sequence ATGACTTCTTTTGATGATGATTCTTATCCTGATTGGGCACAGACTTCTTCCCTGGCGCGTGAATATTACGATCATGAATGGGGACGTGAGTTATATGAAGAACGCGAGCTGTATGAACTCATTGCCTTGCTGGGCTTTCAAACCGGGCTGAATTGGTCCATGGTGTTGAAAAAGCGCGAGCGCCTGCGCGAGAGGTTTCACAATTTCGATCCGGATGCTGTCGCAGCTTTTACTGACGATGACATCGATGACCTCATCGCAGACAAGACCCTGATTCGCAATAGGCGCAAGATTACGGCCGCTATCCACAACGCACGCGCTACCGTAGGTCTTCGCGAACACGGTGGGCTCTCAGCGATGGTGTGGGCACATGATCCACAGTCTTATTACCCAAGTGCAACCGTTACCGAGCTCATTGACTCCAATCCAGAGGTAACCGAACTAGCCACAGAACTTAAAGCTCATGGATTCAGACTGATTGGACCACAGCTTATCGCAGCACTCATGCAAGCCATCGGCATGGTGCCGGCCGTGCAGCGCCAATCCAATGCCGCCTAA
- the glpR gene encoding gephyrin-like molybdotransferase receptor GlpR, with protein MSPGLAIVLIIVVWLLVLAPVLLRGQRPMSRTGEAFDDTRVLFEGDSGELEPNRGPRLSAKTARIKARKKAQENADSTDNETDADSITTDATAANAPETETADQAEKQTVASAAARIKSEYDTVNAEEQDAESAETIDGEVVYEVEAADANTSDKDSSLDDDQVVDAEFVDVDEATDAPADKQQAAAHPVTTELSDEDLNALDEDDDILLEDEPRSKKSDDDDTAGVSASESQVFTAPAAYELADNAYELDETYVSPVDLMYPGAVDPALAEESEEVSTADADAADVSAADTSAADADAAETSTEVAEYDEEFEPAAIDADSDTELSDEELEFAQSRVGRGGWDPEADAANKATRYQRRQRTLLGLALVVVLTVALGIIFGGWLWWTAAIAGGLTIAYLVALRTQVRQEQQLRARRIAQLRRARLGVRSAQDEELAIPRSLRRPGAVIVEIDDNSPDWDHLPEMYEEADDAPERPAPRRQRRDDLAIRRVG; from the coding sequence GTGTCTCCAGGATTAGCGATTGTACTCATCATCGTGGTGTGGCTACTGGTATTGGCACCGGTATTACTGCGTGGCCAAAGGCCCATGAGCCGCACCGGTGAGGCCTTTGATGACACCCGAGTGCTATTTGAAGGCGACTCCGGCGAACTAGAACCTAATCGCGGTCCACGACTGTCAGCTAAAACTGCGCGCATCAAAGCCCGCAAGAAAGCTCAGGAAAACGCTGACAGCACAGATAATGAGACCGATGCTGACTCCATTACTACAGATGCCACCGCAGCGAATGCACCAGAGACCGAGACCGCTGATCAAGCGGAAAAGCAGACCGTGGCGAGCGCTGCTGCTCGTATCAAGTCTGAATATGACACCGTCAATGCTGAAGAGCAGGATGCTGAATCTGCAGAAACCATCGACGGGGAAGTGGTCTACGAGGTCGAAGCCGCCGATGCCAATACTTCCGACAAAGACTCGTCTTTGGATGATGACCAAGTGGTAGATGCTGAGTTTGTTGACGTGGATGAAGCAACCGACGCACCGGCAGACAAGCAGCAGGCAGCTGCGCACCCAGTTACCACAGAACTGAGCGATGAAGACCTCAATGCCCTCGACGAAGACGACGATATTCTCCTGGAGGACGAGCCACGCAGCAAGAAATCTGACGATGACGACACCGCTGGCGTATCCGCTTCTGAAAGCCAGGTCTTTACGGCTCCTGCAGCCTATGAGCTTGCAGATAATGCTTACGAGCTCGATGAAACCTATGTTTCTCCCGTCGATCTGATGTACCCGGGTGCCGTTGACCCAGCACTTGCTGAAGAATCGGAAGAAGTCAGCACAGCTGATGCTGACGCTGCAGATGTCAGCGCTGCTGATACCAGCGCTGCTGATGCGGATGCAGCTGAAACCTCGACTGAAGTTGCTGAATATGACGAGGAATTCGAGCCAGCTGCAATTGATGCGGATTCCGACACGGAACTGTCCGATGAAGAGTTGGAATTTGCACAGTCTCGCGTTGGCCGTGGTGGTTGGGATCCAGAAGCCGATGCCGCCAACAAGGCCACCCGCTACCAGCGCCGTCAGCGCACCTTATTAGGACTTGCACTGGTCGTCGTTTTGACTGTGGCACTGGGCATCATCTTCGGTGGCTGGCTGTGGTGGACTGCCGCTATCGCCGGTGGATTGACCATCGCGTACCTCGTGGCCCTGCGCACGCAGGTGCGCCAGGAGCAGCAACTACGTGCCCGCCGTATTGCGCAACTGCGTCGTGCACGGTTGGGTGTGCGTTCGGCACAAGACGAGGAACTCGCCATCCCACGCTCACTGCGTCGCCCTGGCGCTGTGATTGTGGAAATTGATGATAATAGCCCGGACTGGGATCACCTCCCAGAAATGTATGAAGAAGCCGACGACGCACCGGAGCGGCCAGCTCCGCGTCGCCAGCGCCGCGATGATCTCGCCATTCGCCGCGTCGGCTAA
- the glp gene encoding gephyrin-like molybdotransferase Glp yields MRSVEQQLALVMDAAVKPEPVRTAIAHALGLMCAEEVQANQPLPGFPQAVIDGYAVRAVDVGGEKAIGAQPVEEGVEVERSLPVVGEVPAGSRQPLRLQPRQAVRVYTGAPLPTLADAVLPLEWTDRGRKRVTAHRPVRSGDFVRRVGDDIQPGDVAVSSGTVLGPAQIGLLAAVGRSKVLVYPRPRVTVISFGRELVDVDREPGLGQVFDVNSYSLAAAAKEAGADVQRVGIAQGEPRRIKETIETHLSRSEVLVISGAVGGAGSEVIREVLDQLGDVDTSRVAMHPGSVQGFGLLGENRTPTFLLPSNPVSSLVVFETFVRPLIRLSLGKRVANRRVVRARALNHVESRPGRRGFIRARLMRDAETSDYLVEGLSGSTGAPAHLLAGLAEANAMIRVPEDVTSIRPGDVVDVIFLSQRS; encoded by the coding sequence ATGCGATCTGTGGAGCAACAGCTGGCATTGGTAATGGATGCGGCCGTCAAGCCGGAACCGGTCCGTACGGCGATTGCTCATGCCTTGGGGCTTATGTGCGCCGAGGAAGTTCAGGCTAATCAGCCACTGCCAGGCTTTCCGCAGGCAGTCATCGATGGCTACGCCGTGCGTGCCGTCGACGTCGGAGGCGAAAAGGCTATTGGCGCACAACCCGTGGAAGAAGGCGTCGAAGTTGAACGCTCCCTTCCAGTAGTCGGGGAGGTGCCTGCCGGGTCACGCCAGCCGCTTCGGCTGCAGCCACGGCAGGCAGTGCGCGTATATACCGGCGCGCCATTGCCGACGCTGGCCGATGCTGTGTTGCCCTTAGAATGGACGGACCGTGGACGCAAGCGCGTCACGGCGCACCGTCCCGTGCGCTCTGGAGATTTTGTTCGTCGCGTCGGCGATGACATTCAGCCCGGCGATGTCGCTGTGTCTTCTGGGACCGTGCTGGGTCCAGCGCAGATTGGACTGTTGGCAGCTGTTGGTCGCTCCAAAGTCTTGGTCTATCCACGCCCACGCGTGACCGTGATTTCCTTTGGCCGAGAGCTTGTCGATGTCGACCGTGAACCCGGTCTAGGTCAAGTCTTTGACGTTAACTCTTATTCTCTGGCAGCGGCGGCAAAAGAAGCCGGTGCTGATGTCCAACGCGTTGGTATTGCCCAGGGTGAACCACGACGGATTAAAGAAACCATCGAAACGCACCTTTCTCGCTCGGAAGTACTGGTTATCTCCGGTGCTGTGGGTGGTGCTGGCTCTGAGGTCATTCGCGAGGTACTTGATCAATTAGGTGATGTGGACACATCGCGTGTGGCCATGCACCCAGGTTCTGTCCAGGGCTTTGGCCTGCTCGGTGAAAACCGCACGCCGACATTTTTGCTTCCCTCCAACCCCGTATCCTCGCTAGTGGTTTTTGAAACTTTCGTACGCCCGTTGATTCGTTTGAGCTTGGGCAAGCGCGTGGCGAATCGCCGCGTCGTGCGTGCGCGCGCTCTTAACCATGTGGAATCACGGCCAGGACGTCGGGGTTTTATCCGGGCTCGACTGATGCGTGATGCGGAGACCTCCGATTACTTGGTCGAAGGGCTTTCCGGCTCCACCGGAGCGCCGGCCCACCTTTTGGCTGGGCTGGCGGAAGCCAATGCCATGATTCGCGTGCCTGAAGACGTCACCTCAATTCGACCTGGGGATGTCGTGGACGTCATCTTCTTATCGCAGCGCAGCTAA
- a CDS encoding UTP--glucose-1-phosphate uridylyltransferase: protein MVNDRDEASPWVKTVVVPAAGMGTRFLPATKTVPKELLPVVDTPGIELIAEEAAAVGADRLAIITAPNKQEVMRHFEAFPDLVETLEARGKQSQSDKVKRAHSLLNPIAVEQDKPLGLGHAVGLAESALTDDEEFFGVMLPDDIVLPMTAMEQMVAVRNKLGGSVLLAVEVPREQTFNYGVFDVEPTEDDGVHKVIGMVEKPDPEDAPSNFVATGRYVLDRKIFNALRRITPGKGGELQLTDAIELLIQEGEPVHVVVHKGTRHDLGNPGGYIPANVDFGLRSEVYGPALYTQLKKIIANYEAEKGL, encoded by the coding sequence ATGGTTAATGATCGCGACGAAGCTTCACCGTGGGTTAAAACCGTTGTTGTTCCTGCTGCTGGAATGGGAACTAGGTTTTTGCCGGCGACGAAGACTGTGCCGAAAGAGCTGCTGCCGGTGGTAGATACCCCTGGTATTGAGCTTATTGCTGAGGAAGCTGCTGCAGTGGGCGCCGATAGGCTGGCCATTATTACTGCCCCTAATAAGCAAGAGGTCATGCGGCATTTTGAGGCTTTCCCGGATTTGGTGGAAACCTTGGAAGCTCGCGGTAAGCAATCGCAGTCTGACAAGGTCAAGCGCGCGCATTCGTTGTTGAATCCGATTGCTGTTGAGCAAGACAAGCCGTTGGGCTTGGGCCACGCGGTGGGTTTGGCGGAGTCTGCTTTGACCGATGATGAAGAGTTTTTCGGTGTGATGTTGCCGGATGACATTGTGTTGCCGATGACCGCGATGGAACAGATGGTCGCGGTGCGCAATAAGCTCGGCGGTTCGGTGCTGTTAGCAGTCGAGGTTCCACGCGAGCAGACGTTTAATTATGGTGTCTTTGATGTTGAGCCCACCGAGGATGATGGTGTGCACAAGGTTATCGGCATGGTGGAAAAGCCGGATCCGGAAGATGCGCCATCGAATTTTGTGGCCACGGGCCGGTACGTGTTAGATCGTAAGATTTTTAATGCGCTGCGTCGTATTACCCCGGGCAAGGGTGGCGAGTTGCAGCTAACGGATGCGATTGAGTTGCTCATTCAAGAAGGCGAGCCGGTGCATGTTGTCGTGCACAAGGGCACGCGTCATGATTTGGGTAATCCGGGTGGGTATATCCCGGCGAATGTGGACTTTGGTCTGCGTTCGGAAGTATATGGTCCTGCGTTGTATACGCAGTTGAAGAAGATTATTGCTAATTATGAGGCAGAGAAGGGCCTGTAA
- a CDS encoding 5-formyltetrahydrofolate cyclo-ligase gives MVALTKQDIRRAHTAARKQLDPDEKQAKDAAITQAVAAQAQGLKVSAYFPLASEPGGPDFIEALHAVAAEVWLPHSGKSGILTWSLYTGPDSMQPGALGIPEPTGVQHDSSILAELDVLFVPALAIDGSGMRLGKGAGYYDRALGSLASRPRVIAVVYAVEVIDFVPHDELDQPVDSVITD, from the coding sequence ATGGTTGCTTTGACTAAACAAGATATCCGACGCGCCCACACCGCTGCCCGGAAACAGCTTGACCCGGATGAAAAACAAGCCAAAGATGCAGCAATCACCCAAGCTGTTGCGGCGCAGGCACAAGGCTTGAAAGTCTCTGCGTATTTCCCGCTTGCCTCCGAACCGGGCGGGCCCGACTTTATTGAAGCCCTGCATGCGGTGGCTGCCGAGGTCTGGCTCCCCCACTCTGGAAAAAGTGGCATCTTGACGTGGTCCTTATATACCGGCCCAGATTCAATGCAGCCCGGCGCGCTGGGCATTCCGGAACCGACCGGTGTGCAGCACGATAGTTCCATTTTGGCTGAGTTGGATGTGCTGTTTGTTCCCGCCTTAGCCATCGATGGTTCAGGGATGCGTTTGGGCAAAGGCGCTGGCTATTATGACCGGGCGCTGGGTTCTTTGGCTTCTCGTCCCCGGGTTATTGCTGTGGTGTATGCCGTAGAAGTCATCGATTTCGTTCCGCATGATGAACTCGATCAACCGGTGGATTCCGTCATTACGGATTAG
- a CDS encoding SAF domain-containing protein, with amino-acid sequence MASASKSSLSQMLTTPGYARSQFIRHVIGVILVFAAVVVALSGLRENPEILVFARDVDAGQELTAADTHLVRVPHDVIPDEGALHDPDEVVGRIITAPAVAGEFVTELRLLGDELTSQLVPGGHMVPLKLAEPDLISLLHHGDTVNVVSSQEDELSPGLFSPLTIAEGARVIATSADISAGAHASSNASVGSPATILLALPADQAQLVASASLSQPLTVVITGERAELQSTHHE; translated from the coding sequence ATGGCTTCCGCATCGAAATCTTCGCTTTCGCAGATGTTGACGACCCCAGGCTATGCGCGTTCGCAGTTTATTCGTCATGTCATCGGAGTCATCTTGGTGTTCGCCGCTGTAGTAGTCGCGCTGAGCGGGTTGCGGGAGAATCCGGAAATTCTTGTCTTTGCCCGTGATGTCGATGCCGGGCAAGAACTCACTGCGGCAGATACGCACCTGGTTCGCGTGCCACACGATGTCATTCCGGACGAAGGGGCTTTGCACGATCCTGATGAGGTAGTAGGCCGAATAATAACCGCGCCCGCTGTAGCGGGAGAGTTTGTCACTGAGCTGCGTTTATTGGGCGATGAGCTCACCTCGCAATTGGTTCCTGGTGGGCATATGGTTCCGCTGAAATTGGCAGAGCCCGATCTCATCTCGCTGTTGCATCACGGCGACACCGTTAACGTGGTCTCTTCGCAAGAAGATGAACTCAGCCCAGGGTTATTTTCCCCGCTCACCATCGCCGAGGGCGCCCGGGTGATAGCCACCTCCGCCGATATTTCTGCCGGTGCGCATGCCTCTTCAAATGCGAGCGTTGGATCCCCTGCAACCATTTTGCTTGCCTTGCCCGCTGACCAAGCGCAGCTGGTTGCCAGCGCGTCATTGTCGCAACCGTTGACCGTTGTTATTACTGGAGAACGGGCCGAACTTCAGTCAACTCACCACGAATAA
- the mscL gene encoding large-conductance mechanosensitive channel protein MscL, which produces MLKGFKDFIMRGNVIDLAVGVIIGGAFTAIVTALTDSLIQPIINSFGSADMAGLGFQITENENTFIDFGVVITAVINFLIIAGVVYFIIVAPINKLNEINNRRLGVQEEAPAPTSEELLAEIRDLMAAEANGPTGAHGIDRSTDRSTGGDTDRPTGDDIK; this is translated from the coding sequence ATGCTCAAGGGCTTTAAAGATTTCATCATGCGCGGCAATGTTATCGATTTGGCAGTTGGTGTCATCATCGGTGGCGCATTTACCGCCATTGTTACCGCACTGACTGATTCCCTCATTCAGCCAATCATTAACTCTTTTGGCTCCGCCGACATGGCAGGACTGGGTTTCCAAATCACGGAAAATGAAAATACTTTCATTGACTTCGGCGTAGTCATCACTGCTGTCATTAACTTCCTGATTATCGCGGGTGTTGTCTACTTCATCATCGTTGCGCCTATTAACAAGCTCAATGAGATCAACAACCGTCGTCTTGGCGTGCAAGAAGAAGCACCAGCGCCAACCTCTGAAGAACTGCTCGCGGAAATTCGCGACCTCATGGCAGCTGAAGCCAATGGCCCTACCGGTGCACATGGCATCGACCGCTCCACCGATCGTTCCACCGGAGGCGACACCGACCGTCCTACCGGCGACGACATCAAGTAA